The following nucleotide sequence is from Streptomyces brevispora.
TCCGCCACGGGCTGGCACCGCTTCGGCGCGCCCGTCCTGGAGCAGGCACCCGACGGGGCGCCCACCGCCGACGCCGTCACCGTCGCCGCTCTCCTGGGCCGCGAAGCCGGCCACAACGAGGGCGCGGACATGGTGGCCAGGGTGGCCGACTCGGTACGGCGAACCGCCGTATTCATCGACGGGCAGCGCCGCCGCCCCGGCGCATCCGCCGAGGCCGATCTCTTCCTGACCGCGGAGCAGTCACTCCTTCTCGGACATCCCCTCCACCCCTCTCCCAAGAGCCGCGAAGGTCTCTCCGACTCCGAATCCCGCCTCTACTCACCTGAGTCGCACGGCTCCTTCCCCCTCCACTGGATGGCCGTCGACCGGTCCGTACTGGCAACCGACTCCGCATGGACCGACCAGGGCCGCCCGGTGCCGGCCACCGAACTCGTGGCCAGGCACGCCGAGGGGCTGCGACTCCCGGAGCACACCGCGCCCATTCCGCTCCACCCCTGGCAGGCCCGAGAGCTGAGGAACCGGCCCGAGGTCGCCGCCCTTCTCGACGCCGGGCTCGTGCACGACCTGGGGCCGTACGGCGCGCACTGGCACCCCACCTCTTCGGTGCGCACCGTGCAGCGGCCCGGCGTCGACACCATGCTGAAGCTCTCCCTCGGACTGCGCATCACCAACTCCCGTCGTGAGAACCTCCGCAAGGAACTCCACCGGGGAGTCGAGGTCCACCGTCTGCTCCGCAGCGGGCTCGCCACGCAGTTGCACCTGGCCCATCCCGGTTTCGACATCGTCCGGGACCCCGCATGGCTCGCGGTCGACACCCAGGACGGCGAGCCCGTCCACGGCTTCGACGTCATGCTGCGCCACAACCCGTTCGACCGGCACGACGACGCGGTCTGCATCGCCGGGCTCACCGCCCCCCGCCCCTGGCCGGACCGCGCGGGCATGCACTCGCGCCTCGCCGACACCGTCTGCCGGCTCGCCGCCCGCACCGGCCGGACCACGACCGCCGTCGCCGCCGAGTGGTTCCTGCGCTACCTCACCCGTGTCGTCCAACCGGTGCTCTGGCTGGACGCGCACGCCGGTGTCGCCCTCGAAGCCCATCAGCAGAACACCCTGGTACTGCTCGACGCCGAAGGCTGGCCGGTCGGCGGCCACTATCGCGACAATCAGGGCTACTACTTCCGCGAATCACACCGCGCGGCACTTGAGCGCAGGCTCCCCGGCATCGGATCGGTCAGCGACACCTTCGTCTCCGATGCCGTCACCGACGAGCGCTTCGCGTACTACCTCGGCATCAACAACGTGTTCGGACTGATCGGAGCGTTCGGTGCCCAACAGCTCGCCGACGAACGGATGCTCCTCGCCGCCTTCCGCCGATTCCTGGGAGCGGCCACCGCGCTGGGCTCCCCGCTCCCCGCACATCTGCTGGAGACTCCGCACCTGCGCTGCAAGGCCAACATGCTGACCCGGCTGCACGGCCTCGACGAACTCGTCGGCCCCGTCGACACCCAGTCCGTCTACGTCACCATCACCAACCCCCTTCGCGGCTGAAGGACTGCCGCTGGGTGCCCGATGGAACCCGTCGTCCGAATTGCTGAGAGAGGAGAGCATCACCGTGCCTCCCACCGATGCACACGCCGACCCCGGAAACGACCCCACTCCCCAGGCCGGTACGGACGCCGAGGACACACTGGATCTACAGCTCACCGATGAGATCCTCGCGTTCCTGGCGGAGGACACCCCCCTCACCGGGCACGGCACCGCCGCCTCCGAACTGCTGGACCGGCTGTCCGAATGGAAGGCCGTCACCACGCCGGCCGGAGTGTTCCAGTTCGTTCCCGTACGGCTGGAGCGCGACCTCGCGCTGATCAGCCGCTGGATGAACGACCCCGCCGTCGCGGCCTTCTGGGAACTCGCCGGAGCCGAATCCGTCACAGCGGAGCACCTGACGCCCCAACTCGAAGGCGACGGACGAAGCCTCCCCTGTCTGGGGGTGCTCTCAGGTGTCCCCATGAGCTACTGGGAGATCTACCGCGCCGACCTGGACCCGTTGGCCCGTCACTACCCCGCACGCCCGCACGACACCGGAGTCCACCTCCTCATCGGTGAAGTGAACAACCGCGGCCATGGGGTCGGCAGCACTCTGCTCCGGGCCGCCTCCGACCTCGTACTCGACAACCGGCCCCTGTGCACCCGCGTCGTCGCCGAACCGGCCCTGCCTAACACCCCTTCCGTCTCCGCCTTTCTCCGCGCCGGATTCCGCTTCTCCGCGGAGGTCGAACTCCCGGACAAGCGGGCC
It contains:
- a CDS encoding IucA/IucC family protein, with the protein product MNPTPAPEADGPPSSHHRGEAGSTGHLAVELTTVPRQKEVPHGQWYASRATPACPAPAADPLDHPDPLQAADAAGIENLLRCWVRECDLPRPEGETLRIPLAASGTALLVPVRHWSATGWHRFGAPVLEQAPDGAPTADAVTVAALLGREAGHNEGADMVARVADSVRRTAVFIDGQRRRPGASAEADLFLTAEQSLLLGHPLHPSPKSREGLSDSESRLYSPESHGSFPLHWMAVDRSVLATDSAWTDQGRPVPATELVARHAEGLRLPEHTAPIPLHPWQARELRNRPEVAALLDAGLVHDLGPYGAHWHPTSSVRTVQRPGVDTMLKLSLGLRITNSRRENLRKELHRGVEVHRLLRSGLATQLHLAHPGFDIVRDPAWLAVDTQDGEPVHGFDVMLRHNPFDRHDDAVCIAGLTAPRPWPDRAGMHSRLADTVCRLAARTGRTTTAVAAEWFLRYLTRVVQPVLWLDAHAGVALEAHQQNTLVLLDAEGWPVGGHYRDNQGYYFRESHRAALERRLPGIGSVSDTFVSDAVTDERFAYYLGINNVFGLIGAFGAQQLADERMLLAAFRRFLGAATALGSPLPAHLLETPHLRCKANMLTRLHGLDELVGPVDTQSVYVTITNPLRG
- a CDS encoding GNAT family N-acetyltransferase, giving the protein MPPTDAHADPGNDPTPQAGTDAEDTLDLQLTDEILAFLAEDTPLTGHGTAASELLDRLSEWKAVTTPAGVFQFVPVRLERDLALISRWMNDPAVAAFWELAGAESVTAEHLTPQLEGDGRSLPCLGVLSGVPMSYWEIYRADLDPLARHYPARPHDTGVHLLIGEVNNRGHGVGSTLLRAASDLVLDNRPLCTRVVAEPALPNTPSVSAFLRAGFRFSAEVELPDKRAALMIRDRAHRAQL